The Arachis ipaensis cultivar K30076 chromosome B07, Araip1.1, whole genome shotgun sequence genome includes a window with the following:
- the LOC107607548 gene encoding protein FAR1-RELATED SEQUENCE 5-like has protein sequence MGYMIFQKGRYDKVDFTRKDLHNHISKTRRGKVKDGDAFAALAYLFSKADSDPLFLGKFTLKDGRLDNLVWADGESVVDYECFGDVLAFDTTYKKNVYNKPLVIFSGTNHHGQTTIFGCALLSDERSETFKWALKEFLKIMSEKLPGGVVTDGDRAMREAILEVFPCIPHCLCAWHLHRNTRWNEIISKYGLVENEWVQGIYNDRMKWGTAYLREHFFGRIRTTSQCEGIHSLLKNYVDSKTSLLEFMHKFSEVLRHYRNNHLTADFETFYKFLVLTTCLESFEKQAAELYTRNIFKLVKDEIEAAGALNVTECPNSGDIVEYNTTNYRKISGELLKLISNVQNKGDAQARLFPTSALIGDPAVVKSKGAPRKVPKGQKRRRCSHCKSSRHFVRTCPLLAKEDSPAEYSNAEDEPTVEECDANKQTPSRNTKSVENTPVHNNNNFKGCRSKKSVSKLTETPKIRANGKKSRQKTEKITITQETLKDKTNTSGIEVTEVPDAAITKIPGLPQYPMHHYPVVLPYQPYGGVLPIPFHPVPNGIAYFNQYPSTAGITSYP, from the exons ATGGGTTACATGATTTTCCAAAAAGGTAGATATGATAAAGTGGATTTTACCAGAAAAGACTTACATAACCACATTAGTAAGACTAGGCGTGGCAAAGTGAAAGACGGTGATGCATTTGCTGCGTTGGCCTATCTGTTTTCTAAGGCAGATAGTGACCCGTTATTTCTAGGAAAGTTCACCTTAAAGGATGGTAGGTTGGATAATTTGGTGTGGGCTGATGGAGAAAGCGTTGTTGATTACGAATGTTTTGGCGATGTACTGGCTTTTGACACCACTTACAAGAAAAATGTATACAACAAGCCCTTAGTCATATTTTCAGGAACCAACCACCATGGTCAGACAACTATCTTTGGATGCGCTCTGCTCTCAGATGAAAGGTCCGAAACTTTCAAGTGGGCACtgaaggaatttttgaaaatcatgtcAGAAAAACTACCCGGAGGCGTTGTGACAGACGGAGACCGTGCTATGAGAGAGGCTATCTTAGAAGTATTTCCCTGTATACCACACTGCCTTTGTGCATGGCATCTCCATCGTAATACG AGATGGAACGAGATCATATCCAAATACGGACTTGTCGAGAATGAATGGGTTCAGGGCATTTATAATGACAGAATGAAGTGGGGTACCGCATATTTGAGGGAGCACTTCTTTGGCCGCATAAGAACTACATCACAGTGTGAGGGAATTCATTCATTATTGAAGAACTATGTTGACAGTAAAACCAGTCTCCTTGAATTCATGCATAAATTTAGTGAAGTACTAAGGCATTACCGAAACAACCATCTTACGGCTGACTTTGAAACCTTTTATAAGTTTCTTGTTTTGACTACGTGCTTGGAAAGTTTTGAGAAACAAGCTGCTGAACTTTATACTAGAAATATTTTCAAACTTGTGAAAGATGAGATAGAAGCAGCAGGTGCCTTAAATGTGACTGAATGCCCAAACAGTGGAGACATTGTTGAGTACAACACGA CCAACTATAGGAAAATCTCAGGTGAGTTACTTAAGCTAATTTCGAATGTGCAAAATAAAGGTGATGCACAAGCGAGGCTTTTCCCCACGTCAGCGCTAATAGGTGATCCAGCTGTTGTGAAGTCAAAAGGGGCTCCAAGAAAGGTTCCAAAAGGCCAAAAGAGGCGTAGATGTTCGCATTGTAAATCAAGCAGGCATTTCGTTAGGACATGTCCATTACTCGCCAAGGAGGACTCCCCCGCCGAATACTCAAATGCCGAAGATGAACCAACG GTTGAAGAATGTGATGCCAATAAACAGACTCCCTCTCGGAACACAAAATCAGTAGAAAATACACCCGTGCACAATAACAATAATTTTAAA GGCTGTAGAAGCAAAAAGTCTGTATCTAAATTGACAGAGACACCGAAGATTAGAGCAAATGGCAAAAAAAGTCGACAGAAG ACCGAAAAAATCACGATAACTCAAGAGACATTAAAAGATAAGACCAACACATCAGGAATAGAAGTGACCGAAGTTCCAGATGCAGCCATAACCAAGATACCAGGATTGCCACAATATCCTATGCATCATTATCCAGTGGTCCTTCCTTATCAACCTTATGGTGGAGTCCTCCCTATTCCTTTTCATCCTGTTCCAAATGGCATAGCGTACTTCAACCAATATCCTTCTACTGCCGGAATTACATCATATCCTTAG
- the LOC110264306 gene encoding uncharacterized protein LOC110264306, whose protein sequence is MISESHASTLDRLYAWERKLYDEVKASKIIRNEYNTKCKILRHLESKGEKTHTIDKTRAVVKDLHSRIRVAIHRIDSISKRIEELRDKELQPQLEELIEG, encoded by the exons ATGATATCCGAAAGCCATGCATCAACTTTGGATAGGCTATATGCCTGGGAAAGGAAGCTTTATGATGAAGTGAAG GCTAGTAAGATTATCAGGAATGAATATAACACGAAGTGTAAAATCTTGAGGCACCTGGAATCAAAAGGAGAAAAGACTCATACAATTGATAAAACTCGAGCTGTCGTCAAGGATCTGCACTCAAGAATCAGAGTTGCGATTCACAGGATTGACTCTATATCAAAGAGGATTGAAGAATTAAGGGACAAAGAGCTTCAGCCACAGCTTGAGGAGTTGATTGAAGGGTAA
- the LOC107609985 gene encoding histone H3.3-like has product MARTKQTARKSTGGKAPRKELARKAAKKSAPTMGGVKKPHRFRPGTVALREIRKYQKSTELLIRKLPFQRFVREIAQNFKTDLRFQSHAVLALQEAVEAYLVGLFEDTNLCAIHAKRVTIMPKDLQLARRIRGDRA; this is encoded by the exons ATGGCTCGCACGAAGCAAACTGCTCGCAAGTCCACCGGTGGCAAAGCCCCTAGAAAGGAACTCGCTAGGAAG GCTGCGAAGAAATCTGCTCCAACAATGGGTGGAGTGAAGAAGCCGCATCGTTTTCGCCCTGGAACTGTTGCCCTACG TGAGATACGAAAATACCAAAAGAGTACCGAGCTTCTGATTCGCAAGTTACCATTCCAGCGTTTCGTTCGTGAAATCGCTCAGAACTTCAag ACGGACCTGAGGTTTCAGAGCCATGCGGTTCTTGCACTTCAGGAGGCAGTGGAGGCTTATCTAGTGGGACTCTTTGAGGACACAAACTTGTGTGCGATCCACGCCAAGAGAGTTACCATTATGCCCAAGGACCTTCAGCTTGCCAGGCGTATCCGTGGCGACCGtgcttaa